Sequence from the Nocardia brasiliensis genome:
GGCATGTTGATCCTGTTCGCGCTGCTGTTCACGCCCGCGATCAACGGGATCTTCTTCGACGCGGTGTACGCGCTGTTCGAGGTGTCGGGGGTGCCCGCCGACTGGTCGCGCTACGGCAGCTATCTGACCCGCTTCTGGACTTAGCGCAGGTTGCGGTGAGCACACCGGGCCGAATCGAGTAACCACCGCCGGGCGTCGCCGATTCGCGCTGCGTCCCGCGCCGCCGCGAGTATCGGCGAATAGTGCCCGCACACAGGGCCGTCCGGCCGGACCTCCCCTGACCGGACGGCTCTGCTCTTCGCAGCGGGCGAATCCACCCCGACCCGTCCGGCCACCACACCCCTTGGCCGGCGGGGTGGTTCGCTGATGTGCGAAGTACGTGACCGCTACACCCCTCGCCTCGTTGCGGTCTGATGATCAAGGTAGCGCGCGCGATACGCCGGAACACGAGTAGCGCACTACCCAAAGTTCATCATCTGGCACCCGCACCGCCGCCGACGGAGCACTCGCACGCCCCGACTGCTACGCGCTCGACCGGGTTGCTGCTCAATCCTCGGGCGCGATCCACGGTTTGGGCACGGTCGGCGGAAGCAGCGCCATCGCCGAAATGCGTTTCATACCGCATACCTGCATCAGGTCGACCACGATCGAGCGCACCTGTGCGAACACGACGTGCGCCGAAAGACCGGCACCCTCAACGAGTTCCGGGCGCGCCCCCTTGGCGACGGTGCGCAGCACGCGCGCGCCCTCGGCCTGATCCGGCTGCTCACCCGGATCGGCGAGCATCATCCGGCGCACCACATCGACTGCCTGGCCGAGCCTTTCGACCTCGTCGATCAGGCGGGGATCGAGGATCTCGTCGTCCTGGACCAGCGTCAGCGAGCGGCGCAGCAGCACCCTGGTGTTGCGCACCGCGTTGTCGAGCGGGTCGGCGGTGGCCTTGATGCGTTCGAGGCGGGCGCGAGAGTTCCAGTACAGCGGGGAGATTCGGCTGATCTCCCTGCCGCCCTCCAGGATCGCGCGCAACGAGTCGATCTGCGGCTGCGTCGCGCGAACCGCGGCGAGCGCCGCGCGCAGCTTCTCCGGATCCTGCTCCAGCAGCCCGTCGCCGCACTCGGTGAGCGATTTGCCCATCACGCCAAGGATTTCCGCGGCCTTGTCGCGGGCGCGGCGCACCGGATGCAGCGGAATCGAGGCCACCACAACCACTCCCACCAGACCGCCGACCAGCGCGTCGATCATCCGGGAGAAGCCGCCGCCCGCCGACGGCGGCAGCAGGGTCGCGACCAGCACCGCGGAACCGGCCGCCTGCATGGTGATGATCGAACCGCCGTCCAGGAACACCGCCGCCGCCATGGCGACCGCGACCACCAGCGCGATCTGCCACACTCCGGTGCCCGCGTTGGTGATGAACAGGTCACCGATGCCGATACCGACCGCGACACCGACCACCAGTTCCACCGACCGGCGCAGCCTGGCACCGAAGGAGATGCCGATCGACACCACTGCCGCGGTCGGGGCGAAGAACGGTTGCGGATGGCCGACGATCTCGCGCGCGATGAACCAGGCCAGCGCCGCGCCGACGGCGCACTGCACGATCGGCAGCGCCGACAGCCGCAGCCGCGCCCAGGAGGCGCGCAGCCGATCCATCGTGCTGGTGCGCGCGATATCGACGCGCGGCTTGAATTCGAGCAGGGACAACTCAGTCCAGGCCCAGCTCAGCCGCCGCGCGGGGATCGCAGTCTTCGAGCAGGTCCAGGCAGCGCGCGTACTCCTCGGTCTCGCCGACCACCTTGGCCGCGCGGGCCAGCGCGCCGACGCTGCGCAGGAAACCCCGGTTGGGTTCGTGGCTCCACGGCACCGGGCCGAAGCCCTTCCAGCCATTGCGCCGCAACAGGTCGAGGCCGCGGTGATAGCCGGTGCGGGCGAACGCGTAGGCGGCGACGATGTCATGGTTGATCGGCTCCGCAGCGGCTTCGCCCCTGGTGAGCGCGGCCTCGGCCAGATAGGCCCAGGCGATCGATGCCGCCGGATGGTCGGCGGCGACACGCACCGGATCGGTGCCGTCGAGCAACGCGTCTTCGGCGTCGGAGATTTCGGGGAGGAGTACCGGTTGCGGGCCTAGCAGATCACCGAACGAGGTCATGGGCTTCATTGTGCACCGATGCGGCATTTGCCGGTTACGCGTGCCTGCACATTCCCGGGTCGCCGTGCGGGGTCTGAAGTCGGCCTTCGTCGGACCCTGGCCGTTAAGCTGGCCGTCGAGTTCAAGATGTTCCGCCTGACCGAGGGGTAGTGCGTGTCCGACCCGAACGACAACAAGAACCCGGCGCGGGAAAGCGCCGACCCGGCAACCCCGGCCGGAACCGACGCACGCCCCGGCGCCGAGGCGACCGGCAACTCGAGCGCGAACAGCGGCGATCGCCCGGCCGATCCCGGCGCCACCCGCCCGATCCCGGCCGCGAGCGGCGGCAGCACGAACTCCCCCACACAGCCAGGCGGAACCGGACCGCAGCAGCCCGGCCCGCCCGCCGCAGGCACCGGCGCACCGAATTCCGCCGCGCGAGGCGCCGCGGGACCGAGTGGTTCGACCACCGGCGCGGGCGGGTCGTCCGCCGCGCCCGGCGCGCCGACGATCAGCACGCCGGGCGCGGCAGGCACCGGCGGATCCCCGGCCCCCGGAGTCAGCACACCGTCGGGCACGGACGCCAAGGCCCGCACCGATGCGCGCAGCGGGTCGACCCCGCAACCACCAGCGAGTTCCGGCACACCCGGCGGCGCTACCGCGCCCGGTGGAGCGAACGCCACGGGAACGCCACAGAGCAACACGCCCACCCCGACCGATAGCGGTACCGCCGAGACCGAGGTGATCGCCCGCCAAACCAGGCCCGCCGCGAACTCGGCATCGACCGCCCAGTCGGCCAACCCGGCGGAAATCCCTGACTCCGCCCAAGCACCAGACGCCGAAACGGTCGCGCTGAAGCGTCGGCCGGGCTCCGACCCGGCCACTGGAACACCCGCCCCGACACCGGCCAGCGGCCCGCGCGGTCCGGAAAACGCAGTGGGGCAGCCAGATACGCCCGCTGCCCAGCAGCCCGGCGCGACCGCCGCACACGCCGGCACACCTGGCACCCCGACCAGCCCCGGCGCCGCCGAAGGCGCTGCCAAGCGACCCGGCGGCACCCCAAGCGCACCAACCCAAACCGGTGCGCCCGGCACACCGCACCCCGGCGGCGCCGTTCGTCCTGGCGGCACCGCAAGCGCGACAACGCAAACCGGTGGACCAGGCGCGGCACCGCAAGCCGGTGCGCCCGACCGAACAGGCGGCGTCGAAAGCGCTCCGGCGCAATCCGGCGGCGCAGCAGGCGCGGCGACGCAGCCCGGCGGCACCACGGGTACGGCAGGCCAGGCCACTCGGTCTCAGCCGGGCCAGCCCCGGGATGCGAAAGACACGGGGGAGCAGGCGGGTACGCCAGACGCGACTTCGCAGGCCAGCGGTGCGGCGGCAGGCGCGGCAGGCGCAGGGGCGGAGCTCACTGTTCCGGGTGCGCCGATCCAAACTGGGCAGCCCGGTGACGCGAAAGGTGCGGCAGCACAGGCGGGTGGGGCTGCCGCGGGGGCGCAAGACAGCGGCGCGGGAGCCGGGCGACCCGGCGAGACCGCGGATGCCGCAGTACCCGGTGCGGCAACATCGGCACAGGCCGGGAACGCCAAAGAGGCGGCGACGCAAGCAGATGAGTCCGGTGCGGGGGCGCAGGGCGGCGAGGGGGCTGCGCGACCCGGCGGGGACGGGGAAGCCGCGGCGCAGGGCGGTGCCACGACAGCGGCGGCGCAGTCCGGTCCGGCCGGGGATGCCAAAGGTGCGGCGGCCGGTAGCGTTTCGCAGGCCGCGGCCGGGCAGCCCGGCAGCGCCTCCGGGGCCGAGGCGGCGACCGAGGCGATTCGGCAGGGCGACCAGGCGACCCCGGAGGGCGGGGCTCGGCCCAAGCGCAGCCCCTGGTTCGGCGGTGCGGCGGCCGGGGCGAAAGCCGCTGCGGCACCGGGCACTCCGGCCACACCGAGCACTCCGGACCAGCGGTCCGCGGCCTCGGATGACGCGCCGACCACCGTGATGCGAGTGCAGCAGCCCGCCGGTGCGCCGGAGGACGAGACCGTCAAGATGCAGACGGCCGCCACCGAGACTCCCGCGGACGGCGGACAGAATCCGCCCGCGTCCGAGGACGTGACGGTGGCCATGCCGGTGATCACACCGGAGGACGCGCAGACCGTCGCGCTGCCGGTCCAGCGGCCCGACGCGCCGAAGCAGGCGGGCACCGACCGGGTGGCGCCGGGTCAGGGCCGGGTGCCGATCACCAAGCCGCCGAACACCCCGCGTCCGGCGTCCGGACCGAAACAGCCAGGACCGCAAGGGCCTTCGGCACCGCCGCAGGGCGGCCCGGCACCGGTCGAGGACGCGCGGCAGGCGCCGCCGAGGCCGGGTTCGGCTCCCTCGCCCGCGGATATCCAGCCCACCACGCCCGCGCAGTCGCTGGCCGGGCCGCGCCCACCGCAACCGCGGCCGATCGCGCAACCACAGCGGATCACCCCCGCCGCCGCGCAGGCGCCCGCCGCACCGGAGACACCGGCCACGGGTCGCTCCAAGCGCTGGCTGCTCGCGGTAGCAGGCGCCGCCGTGCTGGTGGTCGTTTTGATCGGCGTGGCTGTGGTTTTGGTCACGGGCGCGGGCGGCAATTCGCCGGAGGAGAAGGTGCGCGCCGCCATCACCGATTACACGCGGGCGTTGAAAAAGGGTGATCTGAACGCACTGCGCAGCACGACGTGTGGCCCACTGCACGACTTTTACCAGGGCATTCCCGCGGATCAGTTCGCCGGCGTGCACCAATTGTCGATGGATCGGCGCAACATTCCGGTGATCGACGGCATCGACGCCATCCGGATCACCGACAAGACCGCGATCGCGCAGGCGACGGTCTATACCGAGGCCGATCCGGCCAAACGCTCGGCACGCACCTTCGATCTACAGGAGACCGACGACGGCTGGAAGGTCTGCGATCCGCCGACGAGCCCGCAGTAGCGGCGCCCCGGCAGCCGCCGCGCGTTCGTCCGGCGTCTCGGTTGTTCGTCACACGGGCAACCGAGGCGCCGAAGTCGTTCATAGCCATAGCGAATCACTCTTCGGCCGTGATGCACAGCGAGGACCCGCGACGCAAATGAAGAACCGGCGAAATCGATAGCAATTTTGTATCGGCCGACGGTAGCGCTGCTCACACACAGCTGGTCAAGGGTCCGCTTCATTAGTAGCGTGGCCGCATCATGGTCAGGGAACAAACGCTTTCGCTAGAAACCGATGGCACGCAGCAGACGGCAGCACTGGCCGGACAACGGTTCCGGGTGCGGGACCACTACGAGGTCGGCCGGGAAAAGATCCGCGAATTCGCGCGGGCGGTGCAGAACCACCACGGCGCGCATCAGCACGAATCCGAGGCGCTGCGGCTCGGCCATGAGAACGTCATCGCGCCACCGACTTTCGCCTCGGTGATCGGTTCGGCAGGCACCCGTTCCCTGCTCGAATCGGTGCTCACCGAATACGACCTGTCCCAGATCCTGCAGACCGATCAGGTTTTCCAGGCCTATCGGCCGATCTTGGCGGGCGACCGGCTCAGCAGCGAGATCCTGATCGAATCCATCCGCCAGTTCGGCGGCAACGACTTCGTCGTGGTGCGTTCGGCGCTGCTCAATCAGCACGGCGAGCTGGCCCTGATCGGCTCCACCACGATCGTGGCCCGCCGCGGTGTCGCCGTGGACCCGAACGTGGCCGAGGTGGTGGACAACATCATGATGCACGGCCAGGTGGTCGAATTCCCGAGTGCGGAAAGCGGATCGGACGACAGCTCGCCGCTGATCCCGCTCGGCGCGGGCGCACTGCCGCAGCCCGCGCCCGATCGGGTGCCCGCGCCGGTGCACACGCTGCCCGATGTCGAGCGACTAGCCACCGGAGATCAGCTCCCGCCCAAGACCTTCCGGCTGACCCGCGGCGACCTGGCCAACTACGCGGGCGTATCCGGTGACGCCAACCCGATCCACTTCAGCGATCACGCCGCCGAGTTGGTCGGCCTGCCCACGGTCGTCGCGCACGGCATGCTGACGATGGGTTTGGCGAGCAGCTACCTGACCGAATGGCTCGGCGACCCCACGGCCATCGAGAAATTCAGCGTGCGCTTCTCCGGCTTCGTCCCCGTCGCGGCGAACGCGGCGAGCACGGTCGAGTTCACCGGCCGGATCAAATCGCTCGACCCGCACGCCCGCACCGCGACGCTCGTGCTCGGCGGCACCTCGGGCGAGCGAAAGTTGTTCGGGCGCGCGCTCGCCGAGGTCCGCTTCAGCTGAACCACACGATCTGAAAAATTCACACCCCACAACCGCGCGAAATCGGCGGAGGATGGAGGCGTGAGAAATTCTGTAGTACGCCGCGCGGCTTGCGCGCTCGGCGCCGCGTGTCTGATGGGCGGCGCACTCACGCTGCTGCCGCCTGCCGCCACCGCGGCGCCCCCGACGGCCACAGCCGCTGCCGCGCGCCCGGACTCGCTGCCCAAGCACGACCCGAAGGACAGCGACAAGGACAAGAAGAAGTCACGACGGACCTACACCAACTGCGACCAGGTCCGAGCCGAAGGCGCGGGTCCGCTGTACCGCGGTGAGGGCGGCTACCAAGCCTTCCTCGACCGGGACAACGACGGTATCGCCTGCAACGAGTAGCCGGATCTATTGCGCGGCTTGGAAAGTCAGCATGGTCGCGCCGATCCGGATCCGGTCGCCGTCGGCCAGCAGTGCGCCGTTCTCGATCGGATCGTCGTTGACGTAGACGCCGTTGGCCGAGTGCAGATCCTTGATCAGCAGGCCGGCCCGGCTCGGCATGATGTGCGCGTGGTACCTGCTGGCCTTCGGGTCGTCGAGGACCAGGTCGTTGTCGGTCATCCGGCCGATGCGCAAGCCGCCCTGGGCAATCGAGACCACCCGGCCGTCGGGCAGGCGCAGCTGCCCGCTGCGCACCGCGCGCGGCGCCTCGGTGACGGTCTCGGTCATCGCCGCCGCCATCCGTTCGGCCTGGCGCAGCTCGACCGTGCTCAGCGGCTCCTGCCGCAACACCCGCTGTTCCAGCTCGGTCAGTGCTGGCCCGGGGTCGATACCGAGTTCCTCGGCGAGCACGGTGCGCACCCGCCGGCACGCGTCGAGCGCGTCGGCCTGCCTGCCCGACAGGTACAGCGCGGTGATCAGCTGGCCCCACAGCGGCTCGCGCAGCGGGTGTTCGGTGGTCATCGCGACCAACTCGCCGATCACCGATGACGCACGGCCGAGGGCGATTTCGGCATCGATGCGCGCGGAGGCCACGGCGAGGCGCTCCTCCTCCATCGCGGTGGCGAAACCGTCGGCGAACTGCAGGCCGGTGAGATCGGCCAGCGCGCGCCCGCTCCACTCGCGCTGCGCGGCACCGAACAGCTGCGCGGCCCCGGCGTGATCGCCGAGTGCGGCCGCGCGGCTGCCCGCCTCCCGCGCGGTCTCGAAACGGCCGAGATCGCACGCGGTCTCGGCCACTTCGAGCCGATAGCCAGAGGATTCCGTACGCAGCACCTGCGCCGGGTCCACACCCGAATTACGCAGCGCCTTACGAATATTCGAGACGAATACCTGCAGGCTCGCCGCGTAGGAATCGGGTGGATCCTCGTTCCACACCATGTCGGCCAGCGCGGCCGAAGAGACCGCGCGCCGTCGATTCACAGTGAGCGCGGCGAGCAACGCCCGTGGCTTGGGCCCGCCGACCGCCACCGGCTCACCGCCGACGAGCAACCGGACGGGCCCGAGCACGCGCACATCCAGACACATGAGCTGTCGAGCCCCCGGTGGGTTGATGATCGGGTCAGGCGCTGATCGACCTTCCCGCGGACTTCAGATCATTGCACGCCTCGGTGACACGCGCTGCCATCGAGGTTTCCGCCTTCTTCAGGTAGCTGCGTGGGTCGTAAACCTTCTTGTTGCCGACCTCACCATCGATCTTCAGTACACCGTCGTAATTGGTGAACATGTGGCCGCTGACCGGACGGGTGAACGCGTACTGCGTGTCGGTGTCGACGTTCATCTTCACCACGCCGTAGCGCAGCGAATCCTCGATCTCGGACTTCAGCGAGCCGGAGCCGCCGTGGAAGACGAAGTCGAACGGCTGCGCGTCCTTGGCGAGCGCGAGCTTGGCCGCGGCCACCCGCTGGCCCTCGGCCAGCACCTCGGGCTTGAGCACCA
This genomic interval carries:
- a CDS encoding FUSC family protein, with amino-acid sequence MDRLRASWARLRLSALPIVQCAVGAALAWFIAREIVGHPQPFFAPTAAVVSIGISFGARLRRSVELVVGVAVGIGIGDLFITNAGTGVWQIALVVAVAMAAAVFLDGGSIITMQAAGSAVLVATLLPPSAGGGFSRMIDALVGGLVGVVVVASIPLHPVRRARDKAAEILGVMGKSLTECGDGLLEQDPEKLRAALAAVRATQPQIDSLRAILEGGREISRISPLYWNSRARLERIKATADPLDNAVRNTRVLLRRSLTLVQDDEILDPRLIDEVERLGQAVDVVRRMMLADPGEQPDQAEGARVLRTVAKGARPELVEGAGLSAHVVFAQVRSIVVDLMQVCGMKRISAMALLPPTVPKPWIAPED
- a CDS encoding DUF3151 domain-containing protein; its protein translation is MTSFGDLLGPQPVLLPEISDAEDALLDGTDPVRVAADHPAASIAWAYLAEAALTRGEAAAEPINHDIVAAYAFARTGYHRGLDLLRRNGWKGFGPVPWSHEPNRGFLRSVGALARAAKVVGETEEYARCLDLLEDCDPRAAAELGLD
- a CDS encoding fused (3R)-hydroxyacyl-ACP dehydratase subunits HadA/HadB — its product is MVREQTLSLETDGTQQTAALAGQRFRVRDHYEVGREKIREFARAVQNHHGAHQHESEALRLGHENVIAPPTFASVIGSAGTRSLLESVLTEYDLSQILQTDQVFQAYRPILAGDRLSSEILIESIRQFGGNDFVVVRSALLNQHGELALIGSTTIVARRGVAVDPNVAEVVDNIMMHGQVVEFPSAESGSDDSSPLIPLGAGALPQPAPDRVPAPVHTLPDVERLATGDQLPPKTFRLTRGDLANYAGVSGDANPIHFSDHAAELVGLPTVVAHGMLTMGLASSYLTEWLGDPTAIEKFSVRFSGFVPVAANAASTVEFTGRIKSLDPHARTATLVLGGTSGERKLFGRALAEVRFS
- a CDS encoding excalibur calcium-binding domain-containing protein — its product is MRNSVVRRAACALGAACLMGGALTLLPPAATAAPPTATAAAARPDSLPKHDPKDSDKDKKKSRRTYTNCDQVRAEGAGPLYRGEGGYQAFLDRDNDGIACNE
- a CDS encoding BTAD domain-containing putative transcriptional regulator is translated as MCLDVRVLGPVRLLVGGEPVAVGGPKPRALLAALTVNRRRAVSSAALADMVWNEDPPDSYAASLQVFVSNIRKALRNSGVDPAQVLRTESSGYRLEVAETACDLGRFETAREAGSRAAALGDHAGAAQLFGAAQREWSGRALADLTGLQFADGFATAMEEERLAVASARIDAEIALGRASSVIGELVAMTTEHPLREPLWGQLITALYLSGRQADALDACRRVRTVLAEELGIDPGPALTELEQRVLRQEPLSTVELRQAERMAAAMTETVTEAPRAVRSGQLRLPDGRVVSIAQGGLRIGRMTDNDLVLDDPKASRYHAHIMPSRAGLLIKDLHSANGVYVNDDPIENGALLADGDRIRIGATMLTFQAAQ